The following are from one region of the Acidobacteriota bacterium genome:
- a CDS encoding DUF1330 domain-containing protein, translating to MGGRVVAGYALIDVEINDQAAFAELRERAPAVVEAHGGRFLVRGGATEVVQGDWTPHRVIIIEFESVERAKSWWNSAAHAELRAMADKCSNTTTTIVEGV from the coding sequence ATGGGAGGAAGAGTAGTGGCTGGATACGCGCTGATAGACGTGGAGATAAACGATCAGGCGGCCTTCGCCGAGTTGCGCGAGCGAGCGCCGGCGGTCGTGGAGGCTCACGGCGGCAGGTTCCTGGTGCGCGGCGGCGCGACGGAGGTCGTACAGGGCGACTGGACGCCGCATCGTGTCATCATCATCGAGTTCGAGAGCGTCGAACGGGCGAAATCGTGGTGGAACTCCGCGGCCCACGCCGAGCTCAGAGCGATGGCCGACAAGTGCTCGAATACGACCACGACGATAGTCGAGGGCGTCTGA
- a CDS encoding SLC13 family permease: MPRRRVVRASEALTGRRAFALRVLAGPAAFAVVRAAPLAGLGPEAHFALAAYAWILAWWATVPVPWAVASFLPFVLLPVGSAMPFAEVAGLYGQPILPFLMGSMLFGHAMHKHGLATRVALALLRMPGAVRSSGSLILVFLIAAAVTSALVSDLVVIVIMTPIALSVSRSAVAALDAGEAAARAPRMAEAASLAVLYGVAAGELATPMGIAFNPLVLSVLEETTRYSISFAQWTSTGVVLAAVHVPIYYLILKLMVVPDVRNLSASRLRIRRQSEQLGPLGRGEKNVLFVLTVMLALWMLPALATVEFLDIWYVPPVGMVLLFLLPVDGERGETTLDRKDLQEGVSWNVLFLVVGGMAMVSGLTRLGVTDWVGAAFAGNVTATALPWLAGLLTTVLTQVASGISSTVMVSSMLLPIAEALEYNAAILARIIAGTAHAVALPWSSPTAATTFAAGAVHLGTMFRAGVVATVLTSIVVIVLSMILVPAFGAFTVQ, from the coding sequence ATGCCCCGGAGACGAGTCGTGCGGGCAAGTGAAGCGCTGACGGGCCGACGGGCATTCGCGTTGCGGGTGCTGGCCGGGCCGGCGGCGTTCGCCGTCGTTCGCGCCGCGCCGCTGGCCGGTCTCGGGCCGGAGGCGCACTTCGCGCTTGCCGCCTACGCGTGGATCCTCGCCTGGTGGGCGACCGTGCCGGTTCCGTGGGCGGTCGCCAGCTTTCTCCCGTTCGTGCTGCTGCCGGTCGGCAGCGCCATGCCCTTCGCCGAGGTGGCCGGCCTGTACGGCCAGCCGATCCTTCCCTTTCTGATGGGCTCGATGCTCTTCGGGCACGCCATGCACAAGCACGGGTTGGCGACCCGGGTCGCCCTGGCGCTGCTGCGCATGCCGGGCGCCGTGCGGTCGAGCGGCAGCCTGATACTCGTGTTCCTGATCGCGGCCGCGGTGACGTCCGCGCTGGTCAGCGACCTCGTCGTCATCGTGATCATGACCCCCATCGCGCTGTCGGTCAGCCGGTCGGCGGTGGCCGCGCTCGACGCCGGCGAAGCGGCTGCCCGGGCGCCGCGCATGGCGGAGGCGGCGAGTCTCGCGGTGCTGTACGGCGTGGCCGCCGGCGAGCTGGCGACCCCCATGGGCATCGCGTTCAACCCGCTGGTGCTCTCCGTGCTGGAAGAAACGACGCGCTACAGCATCAGCTTCGCGCAGTGGACGTCGACCGGGGTCGTTCTCGCCGCGGTCCACGTCCCCATCTACTACCTGATCCTGAAGCTGATGGTCGTGCCCGACGTGCGGAACCTCTCCGCCAGCCGGCTGCGCATCCGCCGGCAATCCGAGCAGCTCGGCCCGCTCGGCCGCGGCGAGAAGAACGTCCTGTTCGTGTTGACCGTGATGCTGGCCCTGTGGATGCTGCCGGCCCTCGCGACGGTGGAGTTCCTCGACATCTGGTACGTGCCCCCGGTGGGCATGGTCCTCCTCTTCCTGCTGCCGGTGGACGGCGAGCGCGGCGAAACGACCCTCGACCGCAAGGACCTTCAGGAAGGCGTGTCGTGGAACGTGCTGTTCCTCGTCGTCGGGGGCATGGCGATGGTGAGCGGACTGACCCGACTGGGAGTGACCGACTGGGTCGGGGCCGCGTTCGCGGGGAACGTCACGGCGACGGCGTTGCCGTGGCTGGCCGGTCTGCTCACGACCGTGCTGACGCAAGTGGCCAGCGGCATCTCCTCGACGGTGATGGTGTCCTCGATGCTGCTTCCGATCGCCGAGGCCCTCGAGTACAACGCGGCGATTCTGGCCCGGATCATCGCCGGCACGGCCCACGCCGTGGCGCTGCCGTGGTCGAGCCCCACGGCGGCGACCACGTTCGCCGCGGGCGCCGTCCACCTCGGGACCATGTTCAGAGCGGGCGTCGTGGCCACCGTTCTGACGTCAATCGTCGTCATCGTGCTGAGCATGATCCTGGTGCCGGCGTTCGGGGCGTTTACCGTGCAGTGA